One Lacunisphaera limnophila DNA window includes the following coding sequences:
- a CDS encoding VOC family protein, whose amino-acid sequence MTAPRPLAAGVRIGHVHLKVADLARALDFYCGVLGFTLTQRYGTQAAFISAGGYHHHLGLNTWESLGGRPPPPGSTGLFHTAILYPTRADLADALRRLVAAGVPLDGASDHGVSEALYLRDPDQNGVELYWDRPENAWPRTPAGELAMVTAPLDLASLLATRA is encoded by the coding sequence CATCGGCCACGTCCACCTGAAGGTCGCCGACCTCGCCCGCGCGCTCGATTTCTACTGCGGCGTGCTGGGCTTCACCCTCACGCAGCGCTACGGCACGCAGGCGGCCTTCATCTCGGCCGGCGGCTACCACCACCACCTCGGGCTCAACACGTGGGAGAGCTTGGGCGGCCGGCCGCCGCCGCCCGGCAGCACCGGCCTGTTTCACACCGCCATCCTCTACCCCACCCGCGCGGACCTCGCGGACGCCCTGCGCCGGCTCGTCGCCGCGGGCGTGCCGCTTGACGGGGCCAGCGATCACGGTGTGAGCGAGGCCCTTTATCTGCGCGATCCGGATCAGAACGGCGTCGAGCTGTACTGGGACCGTCCGGAAAACGCCTGGCCCCGCACCCCCGCCGGGGAACTGGCCATGGTCACGGCGCCGTTGGACTTGGCCTCGCTGCTGGCGACCCGCGCCTGA